The Dethiosulfovibrio peptidovorans DSM 11002 genome has a window encoding:
- a CDS encoding CheR family methyltransferase, with amino-acid sequence MSEAFGRLSDPDLDTVVSLLSRRFGLVMGWDEIKARDKAASLIGELSRKLGETPEEVFRLIRKRSDKAFMDMISPHITVGETFFFRDRKALDAFGREIVPRLASRAKRPINVWSAGCSTGEEPYTLAMIMDHSILGLAGGFRVYGTDLNESSLKKARQGMYGRWSFRGMSDIEISRYFDIVGDDRFKVKDRYRSRVSFESANLVSSSPLRREDKMDVIFCRNVMMYFDEANRKKVLHSFRKALSPDGWLVVAACETPILDGSPFHPVRVGEQTFFTVEEEPSVPPERYLLDSAVSEIEPEVEAVSDVWFDLESETEPEIEPEIEAVPSCDGDLIRSLADRGMSDEALELCLSSENSTDPYVHYLMSVIYQDRGELDSAKDCLRKALFLQPSFVMAHFALLGIAVSQSNDRDRARHIRNVEELLLQMAEDEAVPYGEGATVGDLLAALKDL; translated from the coding sequence ATGTCCGAAGCTTTCGGTCGGTTGTCCGATCCCGATCTGGATACGGTGGTTTCCCTTTTATCCCGCAGGTTCGGACTGGTCATGGGGTGGGACGAAATAAAGGCTAGGGATAAGGCGGCCTCCTTGATCGGGGAGCTCTCTCGCAAACTGGGGGAGACACCGGAGGAGGTTTTTCGTCTGATTCGGAAGAGGTCGGACAAGGCCTTTATGGACATGATCTCGCCTCACATAACGGTGGGTGAGACGTTTTTCTTTCGGGATAGAAAGGCTCTCGATGCCTTTGGTCGGGAGATCGTTCCCCGTCTGGCCTCCAGGGCTAAGAGGCCGATTAACGTCTGGTCCGCCGGATGCAGCACCGGAGAGGAGCCCTATACACTGGCCATGATAATGGATCATTCCATTTTGGGACTGGCGGGAGGTTTCAGGGTTTACGGAACGGATCTCAACGAAAGTAGCTTGAAAAAAGCTCGTCAGGGTATGTATGGTCGCTGGTCCTTTCGAGGGATGAGCGATATCGAGATATCGCGATATTTCGATATTGTCGGAGACGACCGTTTCAAGGTTAAAGATCGTTATAGGTCCAGAGTGTCCTTCGAGTCGGCCAACCTGGTTTCCTCGAGTCCTCTGCGGCGGGAGGACAAAATGGATGTCATATTCTGCCGTAACGTGATGATGTATTTCGACGAGGCCAACAGAAAGAAGGTCCTTCATAGCTTCAGGAAGGCCCTTTCACCGGACGGATGGCTGGTCGTGGCGGCCTGCGAGACTCCCATATTGGACGGATCTCCCTTTCACCCGGTCAGAGTAGGGGAACAGACCTTTTTCACGGTCGAGGAGGAGCCTTCTGTCCCTCCTGAGCGCTATCTTCTGGATTCGGCCGTATCGGAAATCGAGCCGGAGGTCGAGGCTGTTTCCGATGTGTGGTTTGATCTCGAGTCGGAAACGGAGCCGGAGATAGAGCCGGAGATCGAGGCTGTCCCGTCCTGTGACGGCGATCTGATTCGGTCTTTGGCGGATAGGGGAATGTCGGATGAGGCACTGGAACTCTGTCTTTCATCGGAGAACTCCACCGACCCCTATGTCCACTATCTGATGTCGGTGATATATCAGGACAGAGGAGAGCTCGATTCCGCCAAGGATTGCCTCAGGAAGGCCCTTTTTCTCCAGCCGTCTTTCGTGATGGCCCATTTCGCCCTTCTGGGAATAGCGGTGTCCCAGTCGAACGATAGGGATAGGGCCAGGCACATCAGAAACGTAGAGGAGCTTCTGCTGCAGATGGCGGAGGACGAGGCCGTTCCCTACGGCGAGGGTGCCACGGTGGGAGATCTGCTGGCGGCTTTGAAGGATCTGTGA
- a CDS encoding chemotaxis protein CheW, whose product MKFYVGARVLALPVHEVDRIVPAVAVSPLNEPHPVVAGMINVEGEGVPLYDLRRVYREPQVEMGLDHRFILITWKDKSVALWVDGVDDVVSLSEDPVELPGSERMASMVFDDDIFALSVVSSEEIMDLAERVAR is encoded by the coding sequence TTGAAATTTTACGTGGGGGCCAGGGTTTTGGCACTCCCCGTGCACGAGGTGGATAGAATAGTTCCGGCGGTGGCCGTATCCCCTTTGAACGAACCCCACCCGGTGGTGGCCGGGATGATCAACGTCGAGGGCGAAGGGGTGCCTCTCTACGATCTTCGCCGTGTCTATCGAGAGCCCCAGGTCGAAATGGGGCTGGACCATCGTTTCATACTGATTACCTGGAAGGACAAATCCGTAGCCCTGTGGGTCGACGGGGTGGACGACGTGGTCTCCCTTTCGGAGGATCCCGTCGAGCTGCCGGGGTCGGAGCGGATGGCCTCCATGGTCTTCGACGACGATATTTTTGCCCTGTCGGTGGTGTCCTCCGAGGAGATAATGGACCTGGCAGAGAGGGTCGCCCGATAA
- a CDS encoding Synerg-CTERM sorting domain-containing protein, whose product MKTVIRSVSSLLTAITLILLSLSPGWADPMLLYVTSDFHTGTFGSVDSIKGTVTATPNRRVNLNGDPKVFTYSHDGSPYVWIANGSSWGTDQDLDQVYVYPLGSYDDASRIFAGNKGTNVYDLASHNGRVYLANYANLSMSVYQGDDLSRLDSLYLDFSTILSLPKYVPNYVAGYFNAMKIVDGYIYALFMCSDSPSDYYGNDGPGVLLKIDPQDSSVQAYAKVGKNAKHLSHYNGAIYVTCFGGSMGYGNVAPTNETRIDKVDITSDSEEMPVTTFLSKDAITKGVGEHYAFENFMVDDGGTAYFIAYLNDGSWPSVNKLCKIDMAKPSEMQTVYTGPWMNASAMDRERDIMWISCRGTGEGDSYIKGFDLKGDQIASFDGSDLGNMPYSLAIVPISAGGTAPAKASILSPADGATVSADAVTFKWYSPDGSDGKKYSIHLGTAADELYPVLVNSAKTEIDPGTVNLLSGKTYSWRVDVTANDETTKGDVFSFKTVSEAYVVSPDMGVAFLEDSISTDIVSYDRAELEQKDITIQVASADVPLAGSNETYFRDESRKIEITLSDDTGIYRTPTMEVCLSVDLQTKAADTYEEIKDEIAGGSGTLVKAVLTRMAFYKQIQGTTYDLAALAKKQDSADYDKYFSVELKGGILSITTRIVLTNADGGSNVVSTKESGTERFLLVHCDSKTESGKTVLIDPLWLGIKDTSSDDPGKTGVSGGGCNAVGFSGGTLSLLLPLLILLKKR is encoded by the coding sequence ATGAAAACCGTCATCCGCTCTGTATCGTCTCTACTGACGGCAATAACCCTGATCCTCCTGTCCCTCTCCCCGGGATGGGCCGACCCCATGCTTCTCTACGTCACCAGCGACTTCCACACCGGAACCTTCGGGTCGGTGGACTCCATCAAGGGAACAGTAACCGCCACGCCCAACCGGAGAGTGAACCTGAACGGCGACCCAAAGGTGTTCACCTACAGCCACGACGGCTCCCCCTACGTATGGATCGCCAACGGAAGCAGCTGGGGAACCGACCAGGACCTGGACCAAGTGTACGTATATCCCCTGGGATCCTACGACGACGCCAGCCGGATCTTCGCAGGCAACAAAGGCACCAACGTCTACGACCTGGCATCCCACAACGGCAGGGTCTACCTGGCCAACTACGCCAACCTCAGCATGTCGGTCTATCAGGGAGACGACCTCTCCAGATTAGACTCTCTATATCTGGACTTCTCAACCATACTTTCACTTCCCAAATACGTTCCGAACTACGTAGCGGGCTACTTCAACGCCATGAAAATCGTCGACGGCTATATATACGCCCTTTTCATGTGCTCCGACAGCCCCTCGGACTACTACGGCAACGACGGCCCGGGCGTACTCCTCAAAATAGATCCTCAGGACAGCTCGGTGCAGGCCTACGCCAAGGTCGGCAAAAACGCCAAGCACCTCAGCCACTATAACGGAGCCATCTACGTCACCTGCTTCGGCGGCTCCATGGGCTACGGCAACGTCGCCCCCACAAACGAAACCAGAATAGACAAAGTAGACATAACCTCCGACTCGGAGGAAATGCCGGTAACCACCTTCCTGAGCAAAGACGCCATAACTAAAGGGGTGGGCGAACACTACGCCTTCGAAAACTTCATGGTGGACGACGGAGGCACAGCCTACTTCATAGCCTACCTCAACGACGGAAGCTGGCCCTCGGTCAACAAACTCTGCAAGATCGACATGGCCAAGCCCTCCGAAATGCAGACGGTCTACACCGGCCCCTGGATGAACGCATCCGCCATGGACAGGGAGAGAGACATCATGTGGATATCCTGCCGGGGAACCGGAGAGGGAGACAGCTACATAAAGGGATTCGACCTCAAAGGCGACCAGATAGCCTCCTTCGACGGATCCGACCTGGGCAACATGCCCTACTCCCTGGCGATCGTTCCCATCTCGGCTGGAGGAACCGCACCTGCCAAGGCCTCCATACTGTCTCCCGCCGATGGAGCGACAGTCTCGGCCGACGCCGTAACCTTCAAATGGTACTCGCCCGACGGAAGCGACGGCAAGAAATACTCGATCCACCTCGGAACCGCCGCCGACGAGCTCTATCCCGTTCTGGTGAACTCGGCCAAAACCGAGATAGATCCCGGCACGGTAAACCTCCTCTCCGGCAAAACCTACAGCTGGAGAGTTGACGTAACGGCAAACGACGAAACCACCAAGGGCGACGTATTCAGCTTCAAGACCGTTTCCGAAGCCTACGTAGTATCGCCCGACATGGGAGTAGCCTTCCTGGAGGACTCCATAAGCACCGACATCGTCAGCTACGACAGGGCCGAACTGGAGCAAAAGGACATCACGATACAGGTCGCCTCGGCGGACGTTCCTCTGGCCGGATCGAACGAAACCTATTTCAGAGACGAATCTCGCAAGATAGAGATAACCCTCTCCGACGACACAGGCATCTACAGAACCCCCACCATGGAGGTATGCCTGTCGGTGGACCTGCAGACCAAGGCAGCGGACACCTACGAAGAGATCAAAGACGAAATCGCAGGAGGATCGGGAACGCTGGTCAAGGCCGTATTGACAAGAATGGCCTTCTACAAGCAAATCCAGGGAACCACCTACGACCTGGCAGCCCTGGCTAAGAAACAGGACTCGGCCGACTACGACAAATACTTCTCCGTGGAGCTGAAAGGCGGCATCCTGTCCATCACCACGAGGATAGTGCTCACCAACGCCGACGGAGGATCGAACGTCGTATCGACCAAGGAATCGGGAACCGAAAGATTCTTACTCGTCCACTGCGACAGCAAAACGGAGAGCGGGAAAACCGTCTTGATAGACCCGCTCTGGCTGGGCATAAAGGACACCTCCTCGGACGACCCCGGTAAAACCGGCGTATCCGGAGGAGGCTGCAACGCCGTCGGCTTCTCCGGCGGAACTCTGAGCCTTCTACTGCCCCTTCTGATACTGCTGAAGAAACGCTAG
- a CDS encoding intein-containing adenosylcobalamin-dependent ribonucleoside-diphosphate reductase — protein sequence MTKEDRRYRDRFDPSVDVNMLENPLIPRQSENAAWLLDQRYLLSRYDRAEGKVRKEASFEEFARRVSRVIASVETLYVGEDDLNWIRVLEKNLFSDILNRRFLFNSPCLFGAGAGMTVDPAMSELIYRSPDDMSYSDYVAVRDGKTESQQLFACFVISVEDSIEGIFDSVKDAAVISKYGGGVGGNFGNLREFGSDIKGGTGGKASGPVSFMETWNTMGSVVVQGGRRRAALMGMLYDDHPDVERFMDAKVEDGKLPYFNISVSVSDELLTKAAQGGDFHLRSRADGSVAKTVKAADLWNKLCRNAWRRGDPGVFFGDRANVDNILKKAPQWRIESTNPCVTGDTWVMTDEGPKQAVDLVGRPTTLLVDGKGHETEGFFSTGVKPVFELKTKEGHSLKLTADHKVMVDVDGEWSWIPAGELSEGSILRLHDHSGEEKISKAMFDSLVPCGEEAVFDVQVPGVNAFDANGLYVHNCGEQPLPNYTSCNLGSVNLEAFVSSESSGEAVFDMDSFVDQVFRSVYYLDLVIDATSYPLERIADRTKMIRPVGLGLMGLADAAIMLGISYGSESFNRFCRSLGGTMASAALAATVRIVSEEGKDPFPEHRLVSELMESFRCEAGLPDAVDRWLERMDEGGFRELLERMRRTDTVPYTLVNTLEALLSAASVHKGDGMGLVREVLEALFSGRMRNSRRLSVAPTGSISMLLDASPGIEPNFAWSWSRKVMSSTGDGGYETREYFHRLMTAEHKDEFRRTGGISDPRFVTAYDIGTDSHVEVTGIFAAVVDSGISKTVNLPSEATVDDVRRVYEDCYRMGCKGITIYRDGSRSDQPIEAKKSDEPEKRHLSSKVKERPGSIVFGKTIKDVTPWGSMYVTINYDGDDPFEVFASLGKSGSEMKSMTEALSRVISIGLRSGGRLEDFISTLRGISGKEYWLFECDDDRVVRSIPDGIAILMEKLSGLGGETIKDVPKCPECGSPMEMVGGCEYCFSCGYSPCK from the coding sequence ATGACCAAAGAGGATAGGCGCTACAGGGACCGTTTCGATCCGTCCGTCGACGTTAACATGTTGGAGAATCCCCTTATCCCGAGGCAGTCGGAGAACGCCGCCTGGCTGCTGGATCAGAGGTATCTTCTGAGCCGCTACGACCGGGCGGAGGGGAAGGTTCGAAAGGAGGCGTCCTTCGAGGAGTTCGCCCGAAGGGTGTCTCGTGTCATAGCCTCGGTGGAGACTTTATACGTGGGTGAGGACGATCTGAACTGGATCAGGGTTCTAGAGAAGAATCTTTTCTCCGATATATTGAACCGTCGTTTTCTGTTCAACTCTCCCTGCCTTTTCGGTGCCGGTGCCGGTATGACCGTGGATCCGGCCATGTCGGAGCTGATCTACCGGTCGCCCGACGATATGTCCTATTCGGATTACGTGGCGGTGAGAGACGGCAAGACGGAGAGCCAGCAGCTTTTCGCCTGTTTCGTTATCTCCGTGGAGGACAGCATTGAGGGGATTTTCGATTCGGTAAAGGACGCCGCCGTCATAAGCAAGTACGGCGGAGGGGTCGGCGGCAATTTCGGCAATCTGAGGGAGTTCGGCTCGGATATAAAGGGAGGCACCGGCGGCAAGGCCAGCGGTCCGGTTTCCTTCATGGAGACCTGGAACACCATGGGGTCCGTGGTGGTCCAGGGAGGACGCCGCAGGGCCGCTTTGATGGGGATGCTTTACGACGATCATCCCGACGTGGAGCGTTTCATGGACGCCAAGGTGGAGGACGGCAAGCTGCCCTATTTCAACATTTCCGTTTCCGTCTCGGATGAGCTTCTGACCAAGGCAGCCCAGGGAGGGGATTTTCACCTCCGCTCCAGGGCGGACGGTTCCGTCGCCAAGACGGTGAAGGCCGCCGATCTGTGGAATAAGCTGTGTCGCAACGCCTGGCGTAGAGGGGACCCAGGCGTGTTCTTCGGCGACAGGGCCAACGTGGACAACATACTGAAGAAAGCCCCCCAATGGCGCATAGAGTCCACCAACCCGTGCGTTACCGGAGATACCTGGGTTATGACCGACGAGGGGCCCAAGCAGGCGGTGGATCTGGTCGGAAGGCCGACGACTCTGCTGGTGGACGGCAAGGGTCACGAAACGGAGGGCTTTTTCTCCACAGGCGTAAAGCCCGTCTTCGAGCTGAAGACCAAGGAAGGACATTCCCTAAAACTAACCGCCGATCATAAGGTTATGGTCGATGTTGATGGAGAATGGAGCTGGATTCCTGCGGGAGAGCTTTCCGAGGGAAGTATTTTGAGGCTTCACGATCATTCCGGCGAAGAAAAGATATCGAAAGCGATGTTCGATTCCCTGGTTCCTTGCGGGGAGGAGGCGGTTTTCGACGTTCAGGTGCCGGGGGTAAACGCCTTCGACGCCAACGGGCTTTACGTCCATAACTGCGGCGAGCAGCCGTTGCCTAATTACACCAGCTGCAACCTGGGATCGGTTAACCTGGAGGCTTTCGTGTCCAGCGAGTCCAGCGGAGAGGCGGTCTTCGACATGGATTCCTTCGTGGACCAGGTGTTTCGGTCGGTCTACTATCTCGATCTGGTTATAGACGCCACGTCCTATCCGTTGGAGCGGATCGCCGATCGCACGAAGATGATACGTCCCGTAGGGCTCGGCCTGATGGGGCTTGCCGACGCCGCCATAATGCTCGGGATCTCCTACGGTTCGGAGAGCTTCAACCGGTTCTGCCGTTCTTTGGGAGGAACCATGGCCTCGGCAGCCCTGGCCGCCACGGTCAGGATAGTGTCTGAGGAGGGAAAGGATCCCTTCCCGGAGCATCGGCTGGTGTCGGAGCTCATGGAGAGCTTCCGCTGCGAGGCCGGGTTGCCCGATGCGGTGGATCGTTGGCTCGAGCGGATGGACGAGGGCGGTTTCAGGGAGCTGCTGGAGCGTATGAGGCGGACCGACACGGTTCCCTATACTCTGGTGAACACCCTGGAGGCCCTCTTGAGCGCCGCCTCGGTTCACAAAGGCGACGGGATGGGGCTGGTCCGAGAGGTGCTGGAGGCCCTTTTCTCCGGCAGGATGAGAAACAGCCGTCGTCTCAGCGTGGCTCCGACCGGGTCCATTTCGATGTTGCTGGACGCCAGCCCCGGTATAGAGCCCAATTTCGCCTGGAGCTGGAGCAGAAAGGTGATGTCCTCCACCGGGGACGGAGGCTACGAGACGAGGGAATATTTCCACCGTCTGATGACGGCGGAGCATAAAGACGAGTTCCGCCGCACCGGCGGGATCTCCGACCCCCGTTTCGTCACCGCCTACGACATAGGCACCGATTCCCACGTGGAGGTTACCGGGATCTTCGCCGCCGTGGTGGACAGCGGTATCAGCAAGACGGTGAACCTGCCATCGGAGGCGACGGTGGACGATGTCAGGCGGGTCTACGAGGACTGTTACCGCATGGGATGCAAGGGTATCACCATATATCGCGACGGTTCCCGGTCGGATCAGCCCATAGAGGCCAAGAAGTCCGACGAGCCGGAGAAGCGGCACCTCAGTTCCAAGGTGAAGGAGCGTCCGGGCAGCATCGTTTTCGGCAAGACGATAAAGGACGTGACCCCCTGGGGCAGCATGTACGTGACCATAAACTACGACGGCGACGATCCCTTCGAGGTCTTCGCGTCTCTGGGCAAGAGCGGTTCGGAGATGAAGAGCATGACCGAGGCCCTGTCCCGGGTGATCTCCATAGGTTTGCGCAGCGGCGGCAGGCTGGAGGATTTCATCTCCACCTTGAGGGGTATTTCCGGCAAGGAGTACTGGCTTTTCGAGTGCGACGACGACAGGGTCGTCCGTTCGATCCCGGACGGTATAGCCATCCTCATGGAGAAGCTTTCCGGACTGGGCGGAGAAACGATAAAGGATGTTCCCAAGTGTCCCGAGTGCGGCTCTCCCATGGAGATGGTAGGCGGCTGCGAGTACTGTTTCAGCTGCGGCTACTCGCCCTGTAAGTAG
- a CDS encoding chemotaxis protein CheW: MRRDVSAVLKSRAQVLASRRGTSSTETSYKLITFRLGRETYGVSSDWVGEVFPVKDIAELPGVPDFIVGVVNLRGRIISVNDLALILDVPSEVDLDRFVLVLSFDSMEMGLLVGSPVDVMTVPSDSMIPPIPSSSGAMDYISGISGDVIVLNGAKILFDKKLSVDGDL; encoded by the coding sequence ATGAGAAGGGACGTGTCAGCGGTCCTCAAAAGCAGGGCTCAGGTTTTGGCGTCGAGAAGGGGGACCTCCTCGACGGAGACGTCGTACAAGCTGATAACCTTCAGGTTGGGACGGGAGACCTACGGTGTCTCCTCCGATTGGGTCGGAGAGGTTTTTCCGGTCAAGGATATAGCCGAGTTGCCCGGAGTTCCCGACTTCATAGTCGGGGTGGTTAACCTGAGGGGACGGATAATATCGGTAAACGACCTGGCCCTTATTCTGGACGTTCCGAGCGAGGTCGATTTAGACCGTTTCGTCCTGGTGCTGAGTTTCGACTCGATGGAGATGGGCCTTCTGGTGGGATCTCCTGTGGACGTCATGACCGTGCCGTCCGACTCTATGATTCCTCCCATACCGAGTTCCTCCGGTGCTATGGACTATATATCGGGGATATCCGGAGACGTTATAGTGTTGAACGGGGCTAAGATACTTTTCGATAAGAAGTTGTCCGTAGACGGAGACCTGTAG
- a CDS encoding methyl-accepting chemotaxis protein, with amino-acid sequence MRKLKIRDKALWGVGAMVAIALALGGLGFYGISRLSDTMEEIKDSKIPAIRILKDLEFYRMVLRVESVSVREGMDLRELNGIASRRRDLFSRMDRLWSDLISLSAGLGVDEATKEKVGEVYRQWRAAHVELDRIIASILNDTSDQRKALYEKYGSAVLSIISTSDSLGELLDGLASDINEEIDLEVASEQNLGHQLSTVSLVAVVLGGFFGFMLAYGIISSVAHPIAEGVALLVRLKNGDLREDVPKEFLEREDEVGELARSIQALTEDMRRQILAMAEVSTSLSASAYQISAAVSQVTASAEETSTAVVETTATMEEVRSTAALTDKKSTDVAESARNGIEVVKKGKDATEKLLSGLKKIGDQMNSIAKTIVRLSEQSQEIGEITGTVEDLAEQSNLLAVNAAVEAAKAGEEGRGFAVVAQEIKALAEQSKQSAKEVQKILRDIQKATDAAVMATEQGAKAVEEGGKDAVPSRASIQEITKGFGEMAQAATVIARSNNELLDGVDQVLIAMENVKEAGIQNLAGMKDVESSAKGLRDMGQTLSKLIDRYQV; translated from the coding sequence ATGAGAAAACTTAAGATAAGGGACAAGGCTCTTTGGGGGGTCGGAGCGATGGTGGCCATAGCCCTTGCCCTAGGTGGATTGGGGTTTTACGGCATATCCCGCCTATCCGACACCATGGAGGAGATAAAGGATAGCAAGATTCCTGCTATAAGGATTTTGAAGGATCTGGAGTTTTACAGGATGGTCTTAAGGGTGGAGAGCGTTTCGGTGCGAGAGGGCATGGACCTCCGGGAGCTGAACGGCATAGCCAGCAGGAGGAGGGATCTGTTCTCCAGGATGGACCGGCTATGGAGCGACCTGATATCCCTTTCGGCGGGGCTAGGGGTGGACGAGGCTACCAAGGAGAAGGTGGGGGAGGTATATAGACAGTGGCGGGCCGCCCATGTCGAGCTCGACCGTATCATCGCCTCCATATTGAACGATACCTCCGATCAGAGAAAGGCCCTCTACGAAAAGTATGGCTCGGCGGTGCTGTCGATTATCTCCACCTCCGATTCCCTAGGAGAGCTGTTGGATGGTCTGGCCTCGGATATAAACGAGGAAATAGACCTCGAGGTGGCCTCGGAGCAGAATCTGGGCCATCAGCTCTCTACCGTCAGCCTCGTCGCCGTTGTCCTCGGAGGGTTCTTTGGATTTATGCTGGCATACGGCATAATTTCGTCCGTAGCACATCCCATCGCCGAGGGGGTGGCTCTTCTCGTCAGGCTTAAGAACGGAGACCTTCGGGAGGATGTGCCGAAGGAGTTTCTCGAAAGGGAGGACGAGGTCGGCGAGCTTGCCCGGTCCATACAGGCTCTCACGGAGGATATGAGACGGCAGATACTGGCCATGGCGGAGGTTTCCACTTCACTCTCGGCCTCGGCCTATCAGATATCCGCCGCTGTCTCTCAGGTGACTGCCAGTGCCGAGGAGACCTCCACTGCGGTGGTAGAGACCACCGCCACCATGGAAGAGGTTCGGTCCACCGCGGCGCTGACCGATAAAAAGAGTACCGACGTGGCTGAGAGTGCCAGAAATGGCATAGAGGTGGTTAAAAAGGGGAAAGACGCCACCGAAAAACTACTGAGCGGCCTGAAGAAAATAGGGGATCAGATGAACTCCATCGCCAAGACCATAGTGCGTCTGAGCGAGCAGAGCCAGGAGATCGGCGAGATCACCGGAACGGTGGAGGACCTGGCGGAACAGTCCAACCTTTTGGCGGTGAACGCTGCGGTGGAGGCCGCCAAGGCCGGAGAGGAAGGCAGGGGTTTCGCCGTGGTGGCCCAGGAAATAAAAGCCCTGGCGGAGCAGTCCAAGCAGTCGGCCAAGGAGGTTCAGAAGATCCTCAGGGATATCCAGAAGGCTACCGATGCCGCCGTGATGGCGACGGAACAGGGAGCCAAGGCGGTGGAGGAGGGAGGAAAAGACGCCGTTCCATCCAGGGCCTCTATCCAGGAAATCACCAAGGGTTTCGGGGAGATGGCCCAGGCCGCTACGGTCATAGCCAGGTCGAACAACGAGCTTCTCGACGGCGTGGATCAGGTGCTGATAGCCATGGAGAACGTCAAGGAAGCGGGAATTCAGAACCTGGCCGGTATGAAGGATGTCGAGAGTTCGGCTAAGGGGCTTAGGGATATGGGGCAGACCCTTTCGAAGCTGATCGACCGATACCAGGTCTAG